In the genome of Pyrobaculum islandicum DSM 4184, the window CGCTCACCACAATCTCAAACCCCTTGGCCCCAGCCTCCATAAGCTGTCTCACAGCTACAAACATAACGCGTCTAAACCTCACTCCTTTAGCCATGGCGTTGGCAATACGGTAGGCGATAACCTTGGGGAACATCTCAGGCGCCTCTATCTTAGAAACGTCAATAACATCGATTTGTGGGTTTTCTACGCCGAGTTTGTTTACCAGTATATTACTAATCTCCTTGACAATTACGCCCTTCTTGCCGATAATCCTAGAAGGCCTCTCTGCATATATCACAATACGTGTGCCAAGCGGGGTTTTCAAAATTTCAGAGTCTATATAGCCATATTTACTAAGTTTATACTCGAGAAACTCCTTAATCATCCACTTCTTCTTATTTTCCTCCAGTATTTTCTTATAGACGGGCAACCTCCTCTGTACAGCAGACATCACACCCACTATAGGCGCTATATTTAAAGTTTTCCCTAATCCAAGGCGCTCAACGCCTTGTATCAGCAAGGGGTGAATCGGTCACCGCTCTCCATAAAGGAATTTCCATCATCACATCTTGTCCTGTCAATTCCTTTAATAGTTTCCTCACATATTCCTCCGCCGCTAGGTGCATCCTCGTCGCTAGGTCTAAGACGTCTGGACGTTCCTCGATGAGTTTCCAAGGGATTCTGATTTTCAACGTCCTGTACGTTTGGCTCATATGCATACAGGGCGTAGGGGAGAAAAGCTAGTTGAAGAGACTCTCTTTCTACTCTCTTACACACTTGCCTAACGGCGCGCCGTCAGGCAGGCGAAGCGTTGGATAACGTGGGAGGTGTGAGTCTGTGGCGTCTTCGCGATGTTTAGAAGTCTGGGTGGGTTGAAAAACGGGTTTACGGCGGTTTTTACCGCGAGCGCCGTCAACACGGCGATGGGGAATATCGGTATGAACAGGGCTTGGGGCGGCATCAGCGGCGTATGACGCCGGCGAGGGTCGGCAAGTTGCTAGCAACGACGACCGCCCTAGTGGCGGCGAAGATTAACAACATGGCCAGCACGCGTCTCTCAACGCCGCCTTCACGTCGGCGCCGTGGGTTTGTCTTGTGAAACTTTTGGCTTGCCCCCGTGTGTCTTCTATAAGCAGATATTTCAGCCCATCCACATACAAGGCCATGTACACATACAGAACGCTGAAGTTGGAGATACCTTGGCGCCTTGTCGAAGAGAGACCGGACGTCCTCGGCCTCGCCATGAGGGTGCTAGCGGCGGAGGAGTACGTGAGGAGACTGCTAAAGGAATTAACGGGGCAAGAAGAGTTGAAACTCACGGCGCCACATACTTACTTCCAACAAATGCGAGTTAGCTGTCAGGATAATAGAAGAGGTGTTCGCCAGATACGGCCTTGGGAAGAGCCTTGCGAATTATGCTAAATTCCTCTGGCGAGACGTGGTGTTCCACCGGGCGGTCCCACTCGACGCTCAACTTAGGGTTGAGAACGAGAGAGACGTGGGCAATGCGGTATTCGTCGACCTCAAGAGCGGCGTTGTCAAAGTGCGGAGGTTGCAAGAGACGTTAATAATTCATCTCAAGAGACAGAGCGCCGAGTGGATAAGGAGGAGAGTTGAGGAAGGCGCCAAGTTGAAACTTGCCTTCCTCGGTATTGAGAGACGAAAGAGCAAGAAACCAACATACGGAAAGCTCTACGTCGCCCCCGTCTTCGCTCGTGAAATGACGCCGGCGGAGCCCAAGACAATAATCACTGTTGATATTAACCGCCTTGATCACGGCGTCATGGTGGGTCTCCTAGTGGATGGAAAACTGAGACAGACATTGAGACTCCCAGACAAAGACGCGATTAAGACGTTAAAGAGACTCCACGAGGAGATAAGCAAGTTAGAAAAACAAGCCACTAGGGAGACAGACCTTGCGAGAAGGAAACGACTCGAGGAGAGAGTCCGCTATCTCAAGTCCAAACGATATAGGAAGATACGTGGCGTTATAACACAGATCGCGGGCGAGATCATAAAGTTGGCGAGAGAGCACAAAGCCGCTATCGTTGTTGATACAATCGAAGACGGGAATTACAGAATGTTGAAAGAGGGAAACGGTAGCGGAGAGAAGAAGCACTTCCTCGACGGCCTTGGGCAGTTGAGGAGACGCCTACAAGCGCTCGCGCATTGGTACGACATTCCGTATCTAGAGGAGCGGCTGTATTCAACTGTTTGCCCGAAATGCGGCGCCAATATGGCGGAGGAAAGAGGACACATAATGCGTTGCCCTGCCTGCGGCTTCACTGACCATAGGGATAGAATTCCGTTGCTCTGGGCAAAGAGGAGGTACTGGGAACTACTCCAGAAGACAAAACAACCCCGCTCTCCCCACTCCGGCGACCACCTCACTTTTAATCGTAAGTCCGCTCACTCATGAACCCACCGGCCTTGGGGACCCGGCCGGCTGTTGCATCTGCCGAGCCCGTCCGCCCAGGCACGGCCGGACCCCCGCGCGCCTGGGTTGCCCCTGTGCGGCTCGGGCGCGCGCCCCGAGCTCCCCCGAGGAAGGCCGGTTATACAAAGGGGAGCCGTATACAAACCTATTTTTATGCCTTTAACGACTAGCGCTTTACGAGATTTAGTTTGTAACGCTTCGGCACAACCTCTTTAGGCAATTCGGCGGCTATCACCTCGACGTTGACAGTCTGCTCATCAAATCTTGTAGCTCTGCCAAAAGCCCTAGGCATTATGTTGGGTATTCTATACCCCTTGTGAGCAGCGGCGTGGACAATCACAACTCTCTCGACATCCAACCCTCTAAACTTGGCGTTATTCTCCAAATTCTCTAACAGATCTAGGAACCTCTTCGCCACCTTTACAGGCCACTTAGCCACAGGCCACCCACTCCAGGGAACTGCGTGGTGAGCTTGTTTCTTCTTAAAAGTCTTAATGGGGATAGGTCTCTTCATCTTAACCACGTCCTCTAGCCACGACTTGGCTTGCCTAAGGGTCATGCCCTTTATAAACCTGGCCACTTCGACGCTCTTTTTCCAAGACATCTTTTGCTCCGGGGCATACGCCCTGACGATTTGTTCAGACGTTATCTTAACGCCATACTTCCTAAATACCAACTGGATGACGTCCTCCTCGCTTAGTGAATAGTTCTGATGCTGAGGCACAGAGGCCGTGAAATAGACGTTTATAAAATTTCCCATCATAGTTTTAAAGAGGGGCGGTACACCCCATGTGTCACTTTGGCGTTTAATAAGAGGCGAACATGGAGTGTTGGCGGCGCTGGCCTCAGCATCCTCTTACGTAGTGGCAGGAGACGCCGATATAAACAAACTCATGCTCCTCGCCATATCAACCTTCCTTGCAGAAGCTGGCCTCTTTGCTCACAATGATCTATCTAACATAGAGGAAGATAGAGTAAATAGGCCAAACGCGCCGTTAGTTACAGGGGCTGTAAGCATAAACACAGCACGGGTCGTAGCCTACGGCACTTTGGCGACGGGCGTCGTTCTTGCCGCCTTTTTAGGTCTCACGCCGCTGGCCGTATATGCCGTAGCCGTGGCCCTCGGCTTGTTATACAACGCCAAGTTAAAACGCGTGCCCGTGGTTGGTAACTTAATAGTGGCCTTTCTTACGTCAATGACATATATATACGGCATGACAACAGCGGGGAATATGTCGACTGTTTTACTTCTACTCTTTACTTCATCTCTCGTGGCAAACCTCGGACGGGAGTTTGTAAAAACGGCGATAGATTATGAGGGCGATATGAAATCTGGCATAAAGACGCTTGCAGTCATAACCGGCCCCTACACAACGGCTAAACTAGGCGCCGCCATTACTCTGGCCTCCACAGCCTTTGGTTGGGCTCTGGCCTATGTAGCGGCCTTTGAAAAATTCTATGTCCTAGCGGCCGGCGCTGCGGCAACAAGCCTCACGCTGGTCTATCTGTCACTAGAGGCGGCGAGAGGCCGGTGGAAAAAATATAGAGACGGCACGCTAGCCGCCTTCGGAATTACGCTACTGGCTTTAGTCATAGAGGCCCTATGGCGACTATACTCATAGACCTAGACGGCACATTAATACCTTTAAGCGCCTGGAGACCTATATTTATCGAGCTATGCGAAAAAATTGCAGAAGAGACAGGAGTTCGGCCTGAGGAGGTGTGGAGAAGAGCCAGACAGAAAAACCTAGAGTTGTTACGCGCCTTAGATTGGAAAGCCTTTGATTGGCAAGAGATTTTTACAGAGGTGGCGAGGGAGTTTGGCTTAAGCCAAGCGCCAGACATTGTTGTATCTCTACAGAGACACCTCCACACCTTCGCCCTCAACGAGGGGGCGGCGGAGGCGCTGGTAAAGCTAAAGGAGATGGGACACCGGGTCGAGATCGCAACAAACGGCCACGCGCGGTACCAACTTCCCGTCATACGCCGCCTGGGTCTAGATCGGCTAGTAGACGGCGTGAGAACCTCAGACACGTACCAATGCCCAAAGACGTGCCCAGAATACTTCAAAAACGCAGATGTGATTATAGGCGACAACCCCGTTTTTGATGTGTATTTCCCAAAGAAGCACGGGCTAATTACAGTTTTCTATGGAGACTGGAAAAAAGAATCTATAGAACATTCGCAAAGGATGTCTATAGACTTAACAACGACAGAGCCAGACGCAGTAGTAAATACGTTAAGAGATATACCAGATGTAGTGGAGAGACTGTTGGAGAAAAAGACCGCCTTTCCCATGTGATTATGCAATATTTAAAACAAAGACTTACTGACCAACTTCCCTAGGCCAACACCAAACCCCCCTCTCTTTCTGTATGAACCCCTTCTTTCGCAACATCACGCTGTTTAAGTTCTTGCCGTAGTACTTCCTAATCTCAGCAAAGGTGAGACATCCGTCAGGCCTTTTCATAGCCTCTCTAATAACCGCATCCCACCCGCCCCCTACTTCAACCGCTCCTATCTGAACATAGCGTAAGGCCTCTTTAACAGCCCTCTCTACAGAGTGGGCCATCTTCTTGTCAAGGTCTCCTAAGATGCGGCTTAGAGTCTCTTCTACAGCCCGCGCTACACGGGCGTCCCAATTTGTAGCAACAATAACCTCCTCTACTATCTCCTTCAACCTAAGCTTACAAGGTTGCTCCAGAAGCTTAACGATGACGTCGTCAAAGGGGGCGTCCGGCCTAGGCAACAGCCGCCTCAGCCGCTCCACCAGGGAGGGATCCCTAATCTCAATATGCATGGCGGAGAGTATGTAAAACTATATAAAGATTGTGAAAAACTAGTCCTTTACCTCCTTCGCCATCCGTTTAGCAAGCATGTACACCACAGGCGCCAGGAGGATACCCACCGCGATAGCCACCCCCCACGCCACGTTCTGCACCACCTGCGCGGTGGCGGGGAAGTTGGCAAATATAGCCCCAAGCCCAACCATCAGGAATATCAGATACAGGAGGAATTTAGCATAGGGTGCCGCGTTGGCAAACTCGGGGTGGTCTTCCACGATATTCCTCACAATAGTGTGGCCAATGAAGATGCCGGCCCCAATAATGACAGTGCCTAGAATAAGCGGATACACCAGAGGCCCGGTGAACAGCATCAAGTCAAGCGCTATAGATACAACAAGCGCGATCAAGCCTATCAGAAGCAGATTCCTCAACATCTCGCCGATTTCCACAAACTGTTTTGGAAACAGACTTACGAGCAACTTGCCTATGTAGTCTGTCAAAAGAGCGACGAGAATTAAGCCAGCCGTAAGCAGGATGATACCCCCTATGAGCCTCGGGAGATACTGCGCCACTTGAGCTACCAGAACCCCTGCCTCTCCACTAATCCTCAGATAGCCGAGGGCAATAACGATACCAATCACCACTACAAAAGCCGTAATCAACATGCCGATGAGGTTAGAAAGGTCGATCCCAGCCGCCCTGAAGGCCTTACCTACATCAGTCCGATCAAACGCCCTCTCCAACCCCGTCTTTTCAATTAATCTATTCACGGCTTTACCTACAAGAGAGCCCACTGCCCAAGCCACAACGACTATCAACACCGCAATCACGCCCTGTATGCCATAGGTGATGAAATCCTGCCAAAGTTGGTCCCAGTTCAACACCAGGTACATAACCAATAAATAGCTCTAGATATTTAAGCATGACGATCAATTAACACTGTTAACGGCGGGGCTACGGCGGGTTGGGCTCGCAGTGTTAGTTCGGGCAAACTAACACGGCGCGGAGCGTGAGGCGCACAAAACCGGCTGGAGACGCGTGTCACAGGCTAGCAACGAAGATTTTCTAAATGATATTTCATGGATATGACTGATGTATGAAATGGACAGAATAACTATTTGTAAAGATATGGTTATTTTTCTTCTATTTTATCTAGCCTGAAAACTCTTCCAGTGCAGTGGTAGAATTTTGTCAGTGTCTCATAGTATACAAGACGTAGCGATTGTATGGTTGTTAGTTTGCCTTCGCTTAAGACGACGAGGAGCTGTAGTAGGATCGTGATCACTATGCCGCCGGATAGCGACGCGGCTCGTAGCGTGAGGTGTGTAAGAGTGCCGTGTGTGTCGTGGACGATCTCCAGCCGCATGAAGCTGAACAAGTCTGCCGTAGTCCCTAGAAGGTCTCTATAAAATAGCTCTCCGAGACTCCGGAGGGCTTTGTCCTATAGCGGCGGATCGCGTATGCCAGAGACGCCGTCAACCACGTGCTTGAGAATATGGCTACGTGTGGAATCAATGTCAATGAGACCGGCTAGAAGCCACGTCTCCGGCCGTCCCGAGAGGGCGCCTATTGAGACGTAGAGCGCCAACAGGCCTATATATGGGCCGAGAGCCGTAAAAGTACTCTCCCGAGAGGAGCAGATTGAGGATATTAAGGAGGAAAGTCGCTAGAACTATCAATAGCCGAATACAGTTGCGGCGCCCTAGTGGCCGTACTTGACATAAAAAACACGCACTCGAAGAGGGTCACGTGTCGCCTAACTCCATGCACGACGATCCAGGGAATCTCGGATATCTATGACGGCGTGGGCGAGGAGAAGCCCGTCCCTCAGGACAGCGGAGA includes:
- a CDS encoding 30S ribosomal protein S3 gives rise to the protein MSAVQRRLPVYKKILEENKKKWMIKEFLEYKLSKYGYIDSEILKTPLGTRIVIYAERPSRIIGKKGVIVKEISNILVNKLGVENPQIDVIDVSKIEAPEMFPKVIAYRIANAMAKGVRFRRVMFVAVRQLMEAGAKGFEIVVSGKLSTERARFEKLTYGKLYKIGYDAKNRVRRAVVHVLLKPGIYGIEVRIAPASLQYSDEYKIKPPVKPETTSQQ
- a CDS encoding 50S ribosomal protein L22, producing the protein MPQHQNYSLSEEDVIQLVFRKYGVKITSEQIVRAYAPEQKMSWKKSVEVARFIKGMTLRQAKSWLEDVVKMKRPIPIKTFKKKQAHHAVPWSGWPVAKWPVKVAKRFLDLLENLENNAKFRGLDVERVVIVHAAAHKGYRIPNIMPRAFGRATRFDEQTVNVEVIAAELPKEVVPKRYKLNLVKR
- a CDS encoding geranylgeranylglycerol-phosphate geranylgeranyltransferase, with the translated sequence MSLWRLIRGEHGVLAALASASSYVVAGDADINKLMLLAISTFLAEAGLFAHNDLSNIEEDRVNRPNAPLVTGAVSINTARVVAYGTLATGVVLAAFLGLTPLAVYAVAVALGLLYNAKLKRVPVVGNLIVAFLTSMTYIYGMTTAGNMSTVLLLLFTSSLVANLGREFVKTAIDYEGDMKSGIKTLAVITGPYTTAKLGAAITLASTAFGWALAYVAAFEKFYVLAAGAAATSLTLVYLSLEAARGRWKKYRDGTLAAFGITLLALVIEALWRLYS
- a CDS encoding HAD family hydrolase, giving the protein MATILIDLDGTLIPLSAWRPIFIELCEKIAEETGVRPEEVWRRARQKNLELLRALDWKAFDWQEIFTEVAREFGLSQAPDIVVSLQRHLHTFALNEGAAEALVKLKEMGHRVEIATNGHARYQLPVIRRLGLDRLVDGVRTSDTYQCPKTCPEYFKNADVIIGDNPVFDVYFPKKHGLITVFYGDWKKESIEHSQRMSIDLTTTEPDAVVNTLRDIPDVVERLLEKKTAFPM
- a CDS encoding mechanosensitive ion channel family protein, whose product is MYLVLNWDQLWQDFITYGIQGVIAVLIVVVAWAVGSLVGKAVNRLIEKTGLERAFDRTDVGKAFRAAGIDLSNLIGMLITAFVVVIGIVIALGYLRISGEAGVLVAQVAQYLPRLIGGIILLTAGLILVALLTDYIGKLLVSLFPKQFVEIGEMLRNLLLIGLIALVVSIALDLMLFTGPLVYPLILGTVIIGAGIFIGHTIVRNIVEDHPEFANAAPYAKFLLYLIFLMVGLGAIFANFPATAQVVQNVAWGVAIAVGILLAPVVYMLAKRMAKEVKD